The stretch of DNA TAAATGACAGCAGGTTTtattgtaagtcgctttggataaaagcgtctgatgAATGACATATATTCTTTTTAATATATTCACTTACTTGCTAtacaatgtagagagaaaaagGGTCAATTCAAGAGGGAGCTACGAAATTGGTCCAAACGTCGTATTCTTGGCCTGATGTCATTAGAATTCCATAGAATTAATCATTAGCTTTTTCTCTACAATATTATACATTCATATACTTGTACTTGAACAGTTTTAATAAATAATAACGATCATTTGCTATGACCATTGCTAGTTTAGACTGCACCGCACTTGGTTGTATGTGTTTCCAATATTTGGTGTTGTGAGGTTMAATTCTCAGAGTAAATCGTCGGTAACTTTTCAACCATTTATGGTAGAGACATTGGGTTTAGACTATTGTTTTCTGACATAATGTTCTATTGATTGGGCATATTTGTAAACCTTGAATGAATTAAGAATTTTATGGGTGTACACCCTATATATTTTTGGCTATTTTGCCACCAGATGCTTTCCTATATCGTTGGTRtaatataaaatacaaataccaaATATTGTGTTTTATAAAGTCACTAGCTAGGTTGGAAGAATGAGACAAACAAGGTgattttttttggtgtgtttacCTCCTGAAAGTATAGTCTTTGCCACAGTGGGCTATAAACTATTTTGGAGGACATATTGACCAAATTCAGACAAGGAGGGCCATAGCCCACGGAAGAAAGCACTAATGgatctacactaccggtcaaaagttttagaacacctactaattcaagggtttttctttatttttactattttctacattgaagaaaaatagtgaagacatcaaaacgatgaaataacacatatggaatcatgtagtaaccaagaaagtgttaaacaaatccaaatatattttagattcttcaaagtagccaccctttgcctttgcacactcttggcacactCTGATGTTACGGTTTGTTGTtggtttctttttgttttgtaggTTTCACATAAAGAAAGGTGTGGAACTCAGagcacactgcgccttggtccgtctctacacacAGCCGTGACAGAAGATTCCTCCAcgacaggaccaagcagcgtgcccgggaGGAGWTGGCATCCTGGTCTTTGGAGGCGATCGAGGAGagaatatcctggacttgggaggaRGTCTTGGCAAGACACGAAAGGAAGCAGAcccaaggagagaagggagaacagCAACAACRccggggttcgcggccacaaggAAAGCCCAAAGAACAGgcccaatttttttggggggtggcacacggggtggtcggcggagccgaggaatGAGCCAGAGACCGTCAGAGAGTCAAAGGAGGAACTCGAAGAAAGATTCTGGAGAGAGGTGGTGGCGATGAGAGTGCTGCAGCGCGGgcgtgctgaggagcgtgacaccagtcTGGTGTCATCTGCACCggtttcacgcatctggcctccagtgcgcctccccagtccggtacgtcctgtgtctcctccacgcactcgccctgaagtgtgtgtcaccgttccggtacaatttgtgccggctctacgcaccaggtctccagtgtgcctccacagtccggtaagtcctgtgcctgctccccRCACTCGCCCTGAARagcgtgtcaccagtccggtgcaacctgtgccggctccatgcATCAAAGCAtacagtgcgcctccccagtccggtaagagtgtctggcccagtgctccggTTGtctgatagatgtggagagttaacacctttagttgctccacctttttgctttgcttcctgtctttaagtttggtgtSggtttttcttttgtttgcctcttYttgggcagatttagtgggtctcatggtgggtgtcttttaggtcccagttgttgttactagtcaactttcagtggacccccatagtgtctttcagaacccctcctaaaacctgtttagttgtggttgttgtcaATGACTTTGTTAGTTCCCTCTTCTGTTTGAGCAACATTTCTGGTTTTCCTGCTGGCGAATATAacaacaaacaatggagtaaaacaagcttatattttgggttggatGTTGCATCCAATTGTTAATATTTTAATCGATGGCATTTCCTTAGAATGCTCATTAGTTTTTCAGTTGATAATcttgttttttatcctcttatgtttgttgtggtaaatatgtttattttcattgtttattagtattttcctgtgaagccagtgtgttgcatccatgtctgaaatgtgctgtataaataaagcttgatttgatttgaacatattgtaaaacaaatgaacccaatgaccaaccaatcaacagactcttgcTAAACCAATGAACAAATATGTGCAAAAGAAACATATCTTGGTCCgtcttagtatgaaaaacagtataaATTCAGTATATCTCCCACTATGTTAAAATAGTGCATGGTATGTACGTTTAGTATCACTTTTTAACCAACACATTTGttgaagattattattatttttaaatcaacaaTACATCAAAGGATTCAACTATTAAACATTGAAACAAACAAATGGGTCAAACAGATCAATCCCACTTTTCAAGCCTGCTGAAGgcgtggtggagtggtaaacaccacccccggctctaccaggggctggAGGTGGTCTCTCACAactctgcttatgtcatgttctgttgCCTTGCagttccatttcttgactgcccctgcaacacagaaacacattgtcatattatataaaacacaaaGTAATGGATTTGGAACATCTatggcctcagttacacctggcacctaaatgtgacttctgtcatctgatcactccaagctgcattAGGCCTGGATGCACAAAAGTCACAATGTGTTCGCATTAGGTTTAGATCTGCCAGGATGGGCATTGTGTTTGGAATTTGAGTCAGGCCACAGAATATGCATAAGCAATGTAAAGAGATGGGGTGAATGAGTGGGGAAAAGTACATTCTACACAAATGACCTTCATATTAACAATCAACTAATGTGTGTGCCTGAGGGGAAATGTACTTTCCTACTGACAAAATGGGTGAGACATTACACCAAAACCAGTGGACAATTTgcactgctgctgaaaaacatctccacagcatgatgttgccaccaccatgcttcactgggaTGGTACCCAttttctccagacatgacacatgacattcaggccaaagagttggtttaatcagaccagagaatcttgtttctcatggttagagtcctttaggtgccttttggcaaactccaagcgggctgtcatgtgccttttactgaggagtagcttccgtctggtctctaccataaaggcctgattgttggagtgctgcagagatgattgtccttctggaaagttctcccatctccacagaggaactctggagctctgtcagagtgaccatcgaggtcacctccctgaccaaggcccttctcccccgattgctcagtttggcttggcagctagctctaggaagagtcttggtgttccaaacttcttccatttaagaatgatggagtccactgtgttcttgaggactttcaatgctgcatttTTTGGTagctttccccagatctgtgcctcgacactatcctgtctcagtgctctaaggacaattcctttgacctcatggcttggtttttgctctgccatgaactgtgggaccttatatagacaggtgtgtgcctgtctaaatcatgtccaatcaattaaatttaccacaggtggactccaatcaagttgtagaaacatctcaaggatgatcaatggaaacaggatgcacctgagctcactttcgagtctcatagcaaagggtctgaacacttaagTAAATATATtggcaaaaatttctaaaaacctgttttgggtttgtcattgtggggtactgtgatgtcattatggggtattgtgatgtcattgtgaggtattgtatgtagattgatgagggtgaaaaattattcaattttagaataaggctgtaacgtaacaaaatgtggaaaaggtgaaggtgtctgaatactttgcgaatgcactgtatatcgctGGCAGAGTTTTCTACCGCTGGCAGTTTTGTACACAGTCATGTGATACGTGTTATAGAAAAGTTCAATCTAAGGAGAGTACATGGGAGGCACTATACTGTGTGTCTGCAGGTGTGTAtctggtaaaaataaaaaacactgatACAGGTgcccctccaccctctggtggGATGGATCATGTCTACAGAGAAACATACATTAaattacttagatttgtgtgtattgggtctatgttgtgaaattgttagatattacttgttagatattactgccctgtcgcagctagaaacacaagcattttgctacacctgcaataatatctgctaaacatgtgtatgtgaccaataaaatgtgattcgaTTCGATCCTATTTATCAAATGTGCTTTTGGCTGGGGTCAAAATGACTCCAAAGGATTTGAATTTGTTAAAAGTCCATTTtgatacagaaacactaaacCATGATTTAGATTTATTAAGAAAAAGTTAATTGACAAAGTCATGAAAAATTGGAAGAATTTAATAAACCACCTTTTGGCTATGATCAAAGATATGcctctggggtcaaaatgatccatGTCAGAAGTATGGTTCAATGCAAATGTGTTTGGTGTaaagtttatttacatttttcactCATTAAACACGAATCAATCAACACATGCTTCTCTTTGAACGACTTAATATAATATTCAacttttatgaaataaatgaaaaataaacgtTTGGTTCCTCAACTACGTTACctactccagtcagcagatggcgatgtACGTCTTTTAGGTTCAGGCGATGTTGCCAGTGGGACgaataatctagtggacgggacgctCCTTCAACAACAACAGCTAGTCAGACACCTCGGTAGTTTTCTAGCAAACATAGCTACAACATTCACGCTCTTTACACTGTTTTGGTGTATATTAGTCGCTGTGTATTAAACACACTTCTGTCGTATGTACTTGTTGGCCCATTTAATGATATATTTACGTTGTTTGTCAGCTAGCTGGCTTAGAACTAGGCTAgtcgctaatgctagctagctaacatccccgaccatgagttcactaagTTACTCTCCTCCTGCTAAAGAAGAGGTGGTCTGCTGGACGGGGAAAGAGATTCTCgttaaagaggaagaggaagctgtcacactacaaaaacaagtagaggatgaggctgttaccgtgaaagaagaagagaaagacgtttcagCGAAAGAAAAGGAAGatgcgttcagagtgaaagaggaggaggatgttacagtaaaggaagagaaagaggaggatgccgtttttggagtgaaagaggaggagattactgtcacattggaggaagaagaggaggttggagatttgtttaacaccagTAAGTACCGTCTCTGCAGTCGTTGAACCAATATGCATTAAAGGGCTTCTACACTTTAATGTTGTTCTGTAGGAATGGCTGAAGTAACGTGTAGAACATCAAGAGTGGACCATCAACAAAACGTTAACAATTGATCAAATGCATCCATTGACAATGCCTGAAATACTGTAGTCCTCAATATCTCCTATTAGATTAGCCGAATATGtagtcttaaaggggcaatcagcagttgttacatccattttgggacttatacattaatgatatgtacccattgtttctTGAAGAAttcacttataaatgcctcatgagcttagttcaactgtcgtaccccatcagaacccaaaatatacgcttttttttattccaatgtttgtcAGTAAATattaacaaacactgtatatcttcaaaacatggttaacgctagaatgttgatatcatggatggttgcatttctccagccccatccctcagctttttaccgaaacgggCAGGGagtatgctttgttattgtttctactgctgattgctgccCCCGTTACTCCTCAAGGTCCAAGGActgtatgttattttcagaggtagactggctctggcaggTAAAATAGTCAAATAATCCACCTAaatgtgaatcgattctcaattgcgatacgtttctagaaacataaattgctgtactttcatatcacatcaaaataggTAACCAGTCGCGATGCCACAAAAGGTTAACCAAATTAGTTTCTCGTCATTtctccttccttcaggcttctttttcttctttggactttatatggcggttggtaaccaactttaaggtgtatTACCACCATCAACTGGACTGGAgagtggacctcagttcatcttttaaTCACCCACGTGCGtatataccaagacagtcgtgaagagagcacaacaaaaccttttccccctcaggagactgaaaagatttggcatgggtccccagacccTCAAAAGgtaatacagctgcaccatcaagagcatcctgaccggttgcatcaccgcctggtatggcaactgctcggcatctgaacgtaaggcgctacatagggtagtgcgaacggcccagtacatcactgtggccaagcttcctgccatccaggaacaatttaataggcggtgtcagaggaaagcccacaaaattgtcagagactccagtcacccaagtcatagtctattttctttgctaccgcacggcaaacggtaccgg from Salvelinus sp. IW2-2015 unplaced genomic scaffold, ASM291031v2 Un_scaffold1042, whole genome shotgun sequence encodes:
- the LOC112069533 gene encoding gelsolin-related protein of 125 kDa-like isoform X2, producing the protein MSSLSYSPPAKEEVVCWTGKEILVKEEEEAVTLQKQVEDEAVTVKEEEKDVSAKEKEDAFRVKEEEDVTVKEEKEEDAVFGVKEEEITVTLEEEEEVGDLFNTSFFFFFGLYMAVGNQL
- the LOC112069533 gene encoding gelsolin-related protein of 125 kDa-like isoform X1, whose translation is MSSLSYSPPAKEEVVCWTGKEILVKEEEEAVTLQKQVEDEAVTVKEEEKDVSAKEKEDAFRVKEEEDVTVKEEKEEDAVFGVKEEEITVTLEEEEEVGDLFNTRQNMDTMQLGSRRRSSQK